In one Pseudomonadota bacterium genomic region, the following are encoded:
- a CDS encoding 8-oxoguanine deaminase, translating into MPAERIIRGAARLVTMDGDRRILEGEDIRISDGIIAEIGPGLSAPDAEVTDARGCVLTPGLVNTHHHLYQTLTRAVPAAQDASLFGWLQTLYPIWARMVPEDFHASTQIGLAELALSGCTTSSDHLYLYPNGARLDDTIHAAAEVGLRFHPTRGSMSIGESAGGLPPDSLVEDEPAILEDCQRVIDTFHDPAPGALCRVGVAPCSPFSVSRELMRDAAALAREKGVMLHTHLAENDEDIAYSLEMFGCRPGQYAEELGWVGRDVWHAHCVKLDEGEIALFARTGTGVAHCPCSNCRLASGIAPVRAMRDARVPVGLGVDGSASNDAGSLVDEARQTLLLQRLVHGAGAMGPMEALEIATRGGAEVLGRDDEIGQLAVGYRADIAIWDVSGVESAGSWDVATLLLAGPRRVRELFVEGREIVRCGEIVSFDLSRALRAQARSLERLMG; encoded by the coding sequence ATGCCCGCTGAGCGGATCATCCGCGGGGCCGCGCGCCTCGTGACGATGGACGGCGACCGGCGCATCCTCGAGGGTGAGGACATCCGCATCAGTGACGGCATTATCGCCGAGATCGGCCCCGGCCTCTCCGCGCCTGACGCTGAGGTGACCGACGCGCGCGGCTGCGTTCTCACGCCGGGCCTCGTGAACACCCACCACCATCTCTACCAGACGCTCACCCGAGCGGTGCCCGCCGCGCAGGACGCAAGCCTCTTCGGCTGGCTCCAGACGCTCTACCCCATCTGGGCGCGCATGGTGCCCGAGGATTTCCATGCCTCCACGCAGATAGGTCTTGCCGAGCTCGCGCTCTCGGGCTGCACGACCTCCTCGGATCACCTCTACCTTTATCCCAACGGCGCGCGGCTCGACGACACCATCCACGCCGCCGCGGAGGTGGGGCTCCGCTTCCATCCCACGCGCGGGTCCATGTCCATCGGCGAAAGCGCGGGCGGACTGCCCCCCGACAGCCTCGTCGAGGACGAGCCCGCCATTCTCGAGGATTGTCAGCGCGTCATCGATACGTTTCACGACCCGGCGCCCGGCGCGCTCTGCCGGGTGGGCGTCGCCCCCTGCTCGCCCTTCTCGGTGAGCCGCGAGCTCATGCGGGACGCGGCCGCCTTGGCGCGGGAGAAAGGCGTGATGCTCCACACGCACCTCGCCGAGAACGACGAGGACATCGCCTATTCGCTGGAGATGTTCGGCTGCCGCCCGGGGCAATATGCCGAAGAGCTCGGCTGGGTGGGGCGCGATGTCTGGCATGCCCATTGTGTGAAGCTCGACGAAGGCGAGATCGCGCTTTTCGCGCGGACGGGGACGGGCGTGGCCCATTGCCCCTGCTCGAATTGCCGGCTGGCCTCAGGCATCGCGCCGGTCCGCGCGATGCGGGATGCGCGCGTGCCCGTGGGGCTCGGCGTCGATGGTTCGGCCTCCAACGACGCGGGATCGCTCGTCGACGAGGCGCGCCAGACGCTGCTATTGCAACGGCTCGTGCACGGGGCGGGTGCCATGGGGCCCATGGAGGCGCTGGAGATCGCCACGCGGGGTGGCGCGGAGGTGCTGGGCCGCGATGACGAGATCGGTCAGCTCGCCGTCGGATACAGGGCCGATATCGCCATCTGGGACGTGAGCGGCGTGGAAAGCGCCGGAAGCTGGGACGTCGCCACGCTCCTTCTCGCGGGGCCGCGCCGGGTGCGGGAGCTCTTCGTGGAGGGCAGGGAGATCGTCCGGTGCGGCGAGATCGTGAGCTTTGATCTCTCCCGGGCACTCAGGGCGCAGGCGCGGAGCCTCGAGAGGCTCATGGGATGA